The Salvia splendens isolate huo1 chromosome 20, SspV2, whole genome shotgun sequence nucleotide sequence GCTATCTTCAGTCTCTGGATAAGATCTAGACAATGCATGCTGGAATATAACCATTTATCCAAGCTCCCATTCGGCATATATGTGAGCACCAAAGCTTTAAACTCTGGGCTACTGCAACATCCAATAACTCGAACTGTGTTTCTGTGTCGAATGCTCCCAAGTATCTCAGTTTCAGTATAGAAGCTCCTTTCTGCTCCTTGTAGTTGCAAGTTAAAAACTTTTACTGCAACTTTCAACCCATTAGAAAGTGTTGCTTCAAATACCGAACCAAAACTTCCTTTTCCAAGAAGGTTGCTCTCACTAAAACCACTGGTTCCCCGCTCTAGTTCTATGTAAGAAACTCTTCTATATTCCGTCACCGGTAAAATAGCAGTGGGAAGTAGTGTTGATTTCCTcggtttaaatttatttataaacacAAGGATGACAATTACCATAGTCACAGCTAAAATCACAGAAGGCACTATAAATTTCATCAAGCTTTTTGATCTATGATGATTTTTTGTGCATGGTGGAACTTTAAATCTTATTGGACCACAAAGGGCAAGGTTGCTGGAAAAAGATTGATCACTCAAGTTACCAAAACAACCCTTGTCTGGAATTTCCCCGACCAATTTGTTGTTGGAAGCGTTGAAATGCACAAGAAAACGAAGGTCTTCTAATGACTTGGGTATAGATCCAGAAAGGTTATTGTAAGATAAATCCAATGCTTTCAAATTTCTAACATTTGCTAAGGATTGGGGAATAGATCCGTCCAACAAATTATTCGATAAGTAGAGACATTCTAATAACTGGCAACCACCAATTGAGCTGGGGATATTACCTGAAAATTGATTAAAGGATAAGTCTAGACAGGAGATTGACTTCAAATTTCCAAGTTGAGATGACAATTGACCAATCAAATGATTTGAGGACAAACTCAATTTCACGAGGTCGGTAAGATTCCAGAAGTTGGGAGGGATGGTGGAATTCAACTGGTTGTACCCTAAGTTGATCTCTCTCAAGGATTTAACTTCACCCAAACATTCAGGTATTGGACCCACAAGCATGTTTCTATCAAGGATCAACTCTCCCAAATTATTCATTCGGCAAACGTCGTTAGGGATAGACCCTCCCAACTTATTCCTGCCAAGATACAATCTTTGGAGTTTCTTACAATGCCCAATTGATGGTGGAATGGGTCCACGCAGATGATTACCTCCCAGGTCAATAAACAACACACTACTTAAATTTCCAATTTCAGAAGGAATGGCACCCACGATGTGGCTGTTTTGTAGCCAAATACTTTGGAGAGACGAGGAAAAGTTCCCAATAGAAGCAGGTAGGATACCATTCAGTGAATTGTCTGATACCGCCAAGTACTTCAAATTGCGACATTTAGTCAAAGAAGAGAGAAATGTCAACTCCTGAGTTGAAGATTCCTCTCCGCTCAAATGATTTTGCTCGAGCATTAGCATCTGAAGGTGTTTCAAATTACCAAGGTCTGGTATGGAGCCAATGAAGGAGTTGTATCCCATGTCAACCTCCATAAGTTTAGAAGCATTTTTGATGGTGCTTGGAATTGGACCATTGAGTCTGTTAGTACTCAAATAAAGTAATTCAAGATTGAGAAGTGAAATCCCCATGTTTGAAGGAAGAGTGCCTGAAAAGTGAAAACTCATTGAGTGAAAGATTTTATTCTTTAAGGTTGAATATGGAAGACTTAACAATGCAGCTACTTTCTTTAAGGTTGAATATGGAAGACTTAACAATGCAGAGAATATGAAAGACTTAATATGGAAGACTTTCTTTAAGGTTTCAGATAAAAAATAATCTCTTTTTGGGGACATATTGGACAAGAACCATGTCTCTGACCAACTCGGGATATACATGTTAATCTTTTTGTTTACATATATTATAATAGTTAAGAGGATAATTGATGGGGGACCTGGCCCCaacgtggcttcgccactgcCTATTAATTCATTGTTCTATTGTAAAATAAGTAtaaattatacttttatttCCGATTTCACGTGATGGTGCAGCCAAAATAGTTGTAAAATAATTGAAGACGTTGGCATTTGCATATATATATTGGTTGAATGTGCCCTTCAAATTAGTTCTCAAGTGTATAAAGCATTTTGCTCTTGCTCAGATCACTTGGGAGCCTGATATTTGAATTAGTTGAATTTATTGTTGTAAGATACAAATCAGAAATTTACTTTGCAACTTAAACTATATATGAAAGCACAGTGACCATATAGAGCATCCATGTGTTCAAAGAAGACATGTTGAATATGGAGGTTGGGATATTTCCAGTTAAAGAGGCGTTTCCAATGTTTAATACCTCTAGTCGTGTAAGTTTCCCTATTTCGGCTGGAATTGTGATATTTAAAGAAATTCTACCATTGATCACCGCAAGAATTAAATTGCAATTTCTGATATGAAAGCTGTTAAGTTAAGATACTCCTATATTTGAATATCCAAAATAAATACTTCTACAAATCAAAATTGAATATCGATATGTATGCATACCTTGAAAGTTGTTCCCATCCAAATACAACTCCTTAAGCATGCTCATGTTCCCCATTTCGAACGGGATGTTACCACTGAGATTGTTGTCGGATAATGCCAAGATCTCAAGATGTGTGCATTTCCATATATTTGGTGGAATGTTTCCAGACAAACTGTTGTTAGAGAGGTCGATGAATTTCAATGAAGAAATGTTGAACACTGAAGATGGAATATTTCCGGTTAGAGAGGAGGCTGTGATACTTAATGTCTCGAGCTGTGAAAGATTCCCTATTTCTTCAGGGATCATTCCTGCACATTTGGAAATAGAAAGATAACATGAGAGGATGCCTTTTAATACAACAGTTTGCGTATGAGCTTTGTTTGATACAGCAACCTGGTTTCATCAGATaatcatttattttttcaaaaccaTCATGTAAATCATACTAGCGGATAACAGAATGACTTTCTCAACATGTTTGTAAAAAAGAACTACTCCCTTTTGTCCCTGAAAAGGAGCCCATAGTTGACTTGACACAAATTTTTAAGAAacgtaaagtaaaaaagagaggCATATGCATAATACCTCTGAAATTGTTAAAGCCCAGGTATAACTTTCTAAGAATACTCGAACTTCCAATTTCACTTGGGATTTTTCCATTGAAATGATTAACAGATAATTCCAAGTCCTGAAGATATGTGCATTTCCATATGTCTGGTGGAATTTCTCCAGAAAGTTGATTGGTCCAAAGACTAAGTACTTCAATATTTGGAAGACTGTCGCACATATCACTTGGGATATTTCCAGACAAACTGTTGTTAGAGAGGTCCATGAATTTCAATGAAGAAATGTTGAACACTGAAGATGGAATATTTCCGGTAAGAGAGGAGTCTGGGATGCTTAACACCTCTAACTGTGAAAGATTCCCTATTTCTTCAGGGATTTTTCCTGCATTTTTACAAGTAGAAACACATTAGGAAACCATTTGCTTCATCTTCCCATTATGCTTATGAGTAAATTTAGTTTGAATAGGCATTATGTGCTTAGCATATACTATTCGATAAAAAAActgatttagtttttttttataaactcCTACATTatggaggaaattacaaataataaaaaggaaacaaatGATTTAGTTAGATACTCATTTATTTCTTCTAAAGCATCTTTTCAATAATAGTAGCTGGGTTAAAAATACTTTTTAAACACAACTATATGATCATAAAAAGACTTCTCAACACAGCATAGTTTCCACCTCCGAATTTTGGAAAACAATTTAtagaaaaatcaaagaaatcctagtttcttaaaaatataatttagtaatattatcaaactgacagcaaaataataaaaccctaggaatttaaaaagaaaaaaaataaaatgacaaaagtaaaataaaatttgcagAAACAATAAATTGACAATTTTGTGTGTCTGATGgcctaattttattttctattgatGCATCTAAAAATGATAACTgatgtatttaattttaatgtaaaattgataaagcaagataattataaaaaataattaaaatattattagtaaatAAAACTCAATTAACTAGAGAGatacaaaaatggtaaaatggaaaaatatgattattttttaagGATGAAGGTGATATACAGAATAGACAATATAATTGCTTTCAAATCATTTATCCATTTCAAATTATGGAATAGTAATATAGAAATCAAATGTAGAGGTAGTTAAATAGAGATACGTTTACCTCTGAAATCGTTCACGCCCAGGTACAACTTTCTAAGCATACTCAAACCAGGTCTTGAAGATGTCTGCATTTCCATATGTTGGGAGGAATTTGTCCAGAGAGTTGGTTGGCCGAAATATCAAGTGCTTCAATATTTGGGAGATTATCGCATATATCACTCGGTAGCCAACTAGATAGGATATTATTTCTAATTCTAATTTCTGTAAGGGAAGACACATTGAAAATAGCAAATGGTATGGACCCACTCAACTGGTTATAGTTTAAGTTTAATATTTGTAACATCTGGTTCATGGAATTGTTAGACAAAGATGAAGGGATTGTACCTAAGAAAGTATTCTTGTACAAATAGAGTTTCTCTAGACGAGGTAAACTGCCCAACCATGTTGGTATTTCTCCGGTGAATGAATTCGCTCCCACATTCATCACCTTCAAATGACGCAGTTTAGAGAGCTCAAAGGGTAAGAAGCCACTGAAATTGTTGGAGTTGATGTCCAAATATCTGAGAAGTGAAAGGTTTCCGAGATGTGGAGAAATAGTTCCAGCAAGGTCGTAGCTGGAGAGATTGAGAGAAGTGACACGGTGGTGTTTGAGGCCGAACGACACACCAATCCAATTACAGACTGATGTGTTGTTTTGGGACCAATTGGTGCTCAAGATAGCATAAGGGTCGGAAGTGATGGAGTTTTTGAAGGAAATAAGTGCATTTTTATCAGTGATAGAATCCAGGGAGAGGGTAAAGCTACGTAAGAATAAGATTGAAAGAGCAACGAAGAAGATAAAAGACTCCATTAATTTGGTGATTGGTTTCATTTGATAGACTGCGTTCTTTAAAACATATCTATGCTTCATATATATAGTTAGCATTTGCAGTGTAATGGTACAAGTATGTATAGTGGAGTATAACTCATTTcttaaatgatttttatttttcagttcCTTTTAGATTATAAGCATCAATGAGTCTTCGTCAACCGAAATTAGTTGCATCAGATCTTTTTTAAAGCTTAGTTTTATTTTACCATTTGAAATGTCCACAAAACTCGTGATTTCAAAAAGCTAACACTTTtattctttttactttattccctaTCTcctactccctcagtcccaaaATATGCACTATATGCTTTgtggcacaagattttatgtagtgttgttttgtaagttaatgaaaagagagtaaaacaagagagaagaaaaatagagagagtatcattttcatttttagaaacacttcatttttaatgtgacaaacaaaaaatgaaaacgtTTTATATCTAatggatagagggagtactttattctatctctttattttattcactttttatctctcttactttttcatctctattatttattactacctccgtcccccaaattttgttatattttgaccgggcacgagttttaagaaatgtaatagaaagtagGTTGAAAATGTTGGTATGacgtgggtcctacttttaaagtattagttttgtaataaattgtaggtgagaataagttagtgaaatgtggggtccattataaaaaatggtaaaaagtaaaatgtgacaaattttgtgggagagacaaaaatgaaaaaatgggataAAATTTCAGGACGGATGGAGCATGTGTTTCTAGCTTTCTTCCCACCTATTTGTACCATTCTGTTTTGATGTTTCCTCATACCTACCTAATTTTAAACTCTATAAAGTAAAGCTAATTCAATCACCCAATTTTGGAACATAATGAAATTGACAGTTAGAATTTATATGCACGACTATAAACAGTTGTGTGTATACTTTACGTGATCGATGGGCCGGGCAAAGGAGACTGAGTCCCATCAACTCAAAGTCTCCATATAGTTTTTGACACGCATATGAAAATATAAGTGCTCGTAGATTAAATgaagtgaaaataaaatagaatatttaaataaagaaacacaaatttattttcaaatatagaaagtggaaaTATTAagtgagacaaattaaaaagtaaGGGCGAACAttttaagtaaataaattatagaAAGTGGAAATATTAagtgagacaaattaaaaagtaaGGGTGAACATTTTAAGTGGAACGGAGGAGTACTACGTaaagtagaaaagaaaagatcGACCCAAGTAATCTTATAAGTCGACTTAACTGTCGTGCAAAGGAGAGAGTATTATATGGTGTGAATTATTCTCTGCTTGTAGGCTTCTGACacgtacttcctccgtccatgaatatgaatctcatttctttctaacacgagttttaataaatattactccctccgtctcaagaaagatgacccattccttgggcggcacgagaatttatgcaactttattttgtgtgtgaattggagagagtaaagtaagagagagaataaagtagagagaaaagtattttcatttttggtaatgggtcatcttggttgggacagaccaaaaagaaaagtgagtcatcttcaatgggacggagggagtaataaatatggGCTGCCACATAGCAGCTTGAGAATCACACAATCTTCAAATCTAACGGTGGTACGGTGTTACAATAAAGTGATTTGTCATATTAATACATCTCACTATAAACATAAGCTACCTCCGTCCcatttatatagtactattgatttgttatttaaatgaaatatcAATCTTTCCTCTAtttcatttatatataaataataagtgaaatacaaataaaaaagaacgattgatattttcatttttataataacAAAGAAAAATGACTTATttcaagtggtgtgaatgaagtACTAGTACTTTTTAGTGAATAACTATATATTCcctcaatttcttaaattataaactcttttgtttttggttcattttttaaaatattttttttattttatgaaaaggaTCTCAtaattcactaatattatttttttttggtttcttttatcttatttttatcatcttttctcttgttttttttagttttaattttatattaaaatctgTGACATTTTCAAAGTTCATATTTGAAGACGTATTTATCACAAAGCAAGGATGTTAATTAACTGTGGAGGAAAATATAAAGTAAGGATGTTAATTAACTGTGGAggacgaaaaatgaaattagtGTCAACTAACAAGGGAgaggaacggaggaagtataacattgtattgtatgtatttttatcggaaaattaaataaatcataaTCAAATAATTTGGGTTATTGATAACATGGGAATGGATACATCTGTCGGTAGCTAGGTGACAAGGTTATGTGGAGTAGAAAGTCAagtgattaaatttttttatttgtaaactTTGTCAAGATATTTATTTTGGTCCGTAATATTCAAAATTAGTGGAGTTTAGTATATATTTTCAAAGGTTACagactaaaatttatattttaacaaAGTTTGCGGATAAAAAAATGTTCCCTCCCTTTACAGTAGGGGCATTTCTTTTGAATacgaaaattaataaaaaaatgtactaagtgagttaagtgaatagagaataaaatagaaatgcaAATTAAAGGCATAGAGAAATGGAAAgataataaattaagagagactAAATATGTTTCTTTTTgcgaaaaagaaaatgactcagtTATAATGGAACAGtcaaaaaagaaatacgactccGCTACAAAGGAATGGAGTAGTATATGTGTTAAGGGAAAAgttcccttaacaagattccaGCATCGCGATTGCAATCGTCGGAGGGATAAAAGGTAGTCGCtggagctttgcccgtcgatcaaaccaagaacaatacagaattgaaataaaaacgtgaaaataaaatagaaagataattgatatttcttgattgatcgaaatgaataacaatgtccactatttataatagtggataccttaacttaaggaacaagaaaataattctaataaatatgaaaagatatgataaatcaataactaactaattaataaagatataagGATATTATTGAAGATATGCTCGTATCAATATGTACTAGAAATATGGACACATGTGAGTCCACATCGTCAACTCTAATTTTCATGTTTCAATTTTGGTTTTAAAATAATGGAAATAAATCGactaaatactctctccgtttcaTTGAAGATGACCAATTTTTCTTTCTGATTTTTTCTAGCCAAAATGTTtctttactaaaaataaaaacatatatatcccttttctattttctatctgttactactatatattttgtgtacttaaTACATACGTGAATGGTGCCAAGAAAATGGTTACTTTCCTTGGATTCCTTTGATGGGGGGAGTATTATTGAACTGCATGCCATCACATATGCTGTCAATTAGTTTCACAAGTTATGAAGTTAAATAGATTCACATTTTCACAGCTAATTGCAGGGTCTAGACTGTGAATAACCAGTAAAAATATAGCTGTACTATTTCCTTTATTTATCGTCTTTCCAAGTTTGTTCCCCACCACTTGCGTACCTTTTCGTTTTGGGGTTTTCTCTAACCATACTAATTTTATTCTCTATGATATTTCATATTTAGGTAATTTTTATAGATCATAATTTGGATTATTAGTAATTTAATGCACTACCGAAATATTGGAAAACAATTGTGAATATATAATTTACGTTAATGGTGAAGCCAAAAGTTTTACGATGAGTCCAAAATTACTATTAATAGTTACAGGGCTATTTTTATGTTCGTGACGTCGAAATAattgatattttcattttttacaatAAGATGGACAcaaattttttataatgttaGAATGCCATTATAGAAAACATCAACGAAAATATAAACTATAGGGTGGGGCAGGGGGCCTTGGGCCCCTCACACATTTGtatttttcctatatatattgTATGTATGCAACAACTAATTTATAATACAGCGCACTTGGTTTACGTAGTGGACTTTCAATTGATTAGATTTGAGTTTGATTCCCAACTCCtcacatttaattttgtttattttctctagttGTAGGTAAGAATTttgtataaataattatattttgtaaTCATAGAGAATGTTTTTCATAATATATGTATAGAAATTATTTCTTTAATCTCATAAACATGTAAATGTGTcatgtaatattatttaaaatcaatttaataatatgcTCTTTGTTATTACAAAAACTAGAATAGAAAATAATTTGTTAatcatataaataattaaataaataaatagtatataatattagtaatatcAATATCAATTTCAATACTATAGcctttattataaaaaattatagtcTTAATTATTTTGTTGTCAACGTTGTCATTGTATCTCTAGTTTCTAATGATCTTTAATGATCTATCTCATTGTCCATCTTTTACGTGTAACTGTGTATTACTcatgtttaattttttatatcattAACACTGAATACAATCAAcaaattaaatagtactccgtACTAATAATTTGGACCCCCGGGATTAAAATCCTTACTCCGCCACTGACTATAGTAACAAGtagaatataataattattaatttttttttattatgggtATAATGATGGTATATTTCAAAAAGTATAAAGCAAAGAGAAACAATCTATACACATTAGAATTAaaaagttaaataaatagagagaAGAGAATAAAAGGAGGTAAAATGTTGCCTAAGGGAGTCGGTGTCATGAACTATT carries:
- the LOC121781004 gene encoding probable LRR receptor-like serine/threonine-protein kinase At3g47570 yields the protein MEMQTSSRPGLSMLRKLYLGVNDFRGKIPEEIGNLSQLEVLSIPDSSLTGNIPSSVFNISSLKFMDLSNNSLSGNIPSDMCDSLPNIEVLSLWTNQLSGEIPPDIWKCTYLQDLELSVNHFNGKIPSEIGSSSILRKLYLGFNNFRGMIPEEIGNLSQLETLSITASSLTGNIPSSVFNISSLKFIDLSNNSLSGNIPPNIWKCTHLEILALSDNNLSGNIPFEMGNMSMLKELYLDGNNFQGTLPSNMGISLLNLELLYLSTNRLNGPIPSTIKNASKLMEVDMGYNSFIGSIPDLGNLKHLQMLMLEQNHLSGEESSTQELTFLSSLTKCRNLKYLAVSDNSLNGILPASIGNFSSSLQSIWLQNSHIVGAIPSEIGNLSSVLFIDLGGNHLRGPIPPSIGHCKKLQRLYLGRNKLGGSIPNDVCRMNNLGELILDRNMLVGPIPECLGEVKSLREINLGYNQLNSTIPPNFWNLTDLVKLSLSSNHLIGQLSSQLGNLKSISCLDLSFNQFSGNIPSSIGGCQLLECLYLSNNLLDGSIPQSLANVRNLKALDLSYNNLSGSIPKSLEDLRFLVHFNASNNKLVGEIPDKGCFGNLSDQSFSSNLALCGPIRFKVPPCTKNHHRSKSLMKFIVPSVILAVTMVIVILVFINKFKPRKSTLLPTAILPVTEYRRVSYIELERGTSGFSESNLLGKGSFGSVFEATLSNGLKVAVKVFNLQLQGAERSFYTETEILGSIRHRNTVRVIGCCSSPEFKALVLTYMPNGSLDKWLYSSMHCLDLIQRLKIAIDVAAALEYLHHGHTCPVVHRDVKPSNVLLDEDMVAHLGDFGIGKLFDDGEVVVQTQTLATIGYAAPELGMEGKVSTHGDVYSFGIMLLEMFTGKKPTDDMFDGEMRLKEWVSESLQENSVPIAPVFLSSEDRDLCAKEQCVLSIFELAMKCLANTPHERINMIEAANTLQRIYATRVTKRRRPRYAFSVGSRSNGL